A genomic region of Pseudomonas abietaniphila contains the following coding sequences:
- the fliH gene encoding flagellar assembly protein FliH — protein MFSSDKEAPSELIRAKDLRGLDVWALPSFDPQVAEPEPEPVAEEPEPAESEEVPLEEVQPLTLEELESIRQDAYNEGFAIGEKEGFHSTQLKVRQEAEVALTAKLESLETLMSHLFEPIADQDAQIEKSMIQLVEHLAREVIQRELKTDSSQIGKVLQDALRLLPMGANNVRILVNSQDFAQVKALRERHEENWRILEDDTLQPGGCRVETEHSRIDATVETRLSVAIAKMFDQLHEQALHPAAPDVSVDLEAAIKSAEEVMQKHADASDAS, from the coding sequence ATGTTCAGCTCCGATAAAGAAGCACCCAGCGAGCTCATCCGCGCCAAGGATTTGCGCGGGTTGGATGTCTGGGCCTTGCCCAGCTTCGATCCTCAGGTGGCGGAGCCAGAGCCTGAACCGGTGGCCGAAGAGCCGGAGCCAGCCGAAAGCGAAGAAGTGCCGCTGGAAGAAGTCCAGCCGCTGACCCTGGAAGAGTTGGAAAGCATCCGTCAGGACGCCTACAACGAGGGCTTCGCCATCGGCGAAAAGGAAGGGTTTCACAGCACCCAGCTAAAGGTGCGTCAGGAGGCCGAAGTCGCCCTGACGGCAAAGCTGGAGAGTCTGGAAACGTTGATGTCGCACCTGTTCGAGCCCATCGCCGATCAGGACGCGCAGATCGAAAAATCCATGATTCAACTGGTCGAGCACCTGGCTCGCGAAGTGATTCAGCGCGAATTGAAAACCGACTCCAGCCAGATCGGCAAAGTGCTTCAGGACGCGTTGCGCCTGCTGCCGATGGGCGCCAACAACGTTCGCATTCTGGTCAATTCCCAAGACTTCGCTCAGGTCAAAGCCCTGCGTGAACGTCATGAGGAAAACTGGCGCATTCTCGAAGACGACACCTTGCAGCCGGGCGGTTGCCGGGTCGAAACCGAACACAGCCGCATCGACGCCACCGTCGAGACCCGGCTGAGCGTTGCGATTGCCAAGATGTTCGATCAGTTGCACGAACAGGCCCTGCACCCGGCTGCGCCGGACGTCAGTGTCGACCTGGAAGCGGCGATCAAAAGCGCGGAAGAAGTGATGCAGAAGCACGCGGACGCTTCCGATGCGTCTTGA
- the fliG gene encoding flagellar motor switch protein FliG yields the protein MSDSRAAAVKMTRVDKAAILLLTLGETDAAQVLRHMGPKEVQRVGVAMAQMRNVHREQVEQVMSEFVDVIGDQTGVGIGSDGYIRKMLTQALGEDKANGLIDRILLGGNTSGLDSLKWMEPRAVADVIRYEHPQIQAIVVAYLDADQAGEVLSHFDHKVRLDIILRVSSLNTVQPAALKELNQILEKQFSGNANTSRTTLGGIKRAADIMNFLDSSIEGQLMDSIREVDEDLSTQIEDLMFVFNNLSDVDDRGIQALLREVSSDVLVLALKGSDDAIKEKIFKNMSKRAAELLRDDLEAKGPVRVSDVEAAQKEILTIARRMAEAGEIVLGGKGGEEMI from the coding sequence ATGAGTGATAGTCGCGCTGCAGCGGTCAAAATGACCCGAGTTGATAAGGCCGCCATCCTGCTGCTCACCCTGGGTGAGACGGATGCTGCGCAGGTGCTTCGTCACATGGGCCCTAAAGAGGTTCAGCGTGTCGGCGTGGCCATGGCGCAAATGCGCAATGTGCACCGCGAGCAGGTCGAGCAGGTGATGAGCGAGTTCGTCGACGTCATCGGTGACCAGACCGGCGTCGGTATCGGCTCGGACGGCTACATTCGCAAGATGCTCACGCAGGCATTGGGCGAAGACAAGGCCAACGGCCTCATCGACCGGATCCTGCTGGGCGGCAACACCAGTGGTCTGGACAGCCTGAAGTGGATGGAGCCGCGCGCGGTCGCGGACGTCATCCGCTACGAGCACCCGCAGATCCAGGCCATCGTCGTCGCGTATCTGGACGCCGACCAGGCCGGTGAAGTGCTGAGCCATTTCGACCACAAGGTGCGTCTGGACATCATCCTGCGCGTCTCGTCGTTGAACACCGTGCAGCCAGCGGCACTGAAAGAATTGAACCAGATCCTCGAGAAGCAGTTCTCGGGCAACGCCAACACGTCGCGTACGACTCTGGGTGGTATCAAGCGTGCTGCGGACATCATGAACTTCCTCGACAGCTCGATCGAAGGCCAGCTCATGGATTCCATCCGCGAAGTGGACGAAGACCTGTCGACGCAGATCGAAGACCTCATGTTCGTCTTCAACAACCTGTCCGACGTCGACGACCGCGGTATTCAGGCCTTGCTGCGCGAAGTGTCCTCCGATGTGCTGGTACTGGCACTCAAGGGGTCGGACGACGCTATCAAGGAAAAGATTTTCAAGAACATGTCCAAGCGTGCCGCCGAGCTGCTGCGCGACGATCTGGAAGCCAAAGGCCCGGTTCGCGTCAGCGACGTGGAAGCTGCTCAGAAAGAGATCCTCACCATTGCCCGTCGTATGGCGGAGGCCGGGGAAATCGTTCTCGGCGGCAAAGGTGGCGAGGAAATGATTTAA